The sequence TAGTTTGATACGACTGATTATTCATTATAGTACCCTGTATTTTCAGATAAGAGCTTGATAAACTTTTTTGACAACTGTAGTTGTTTAGGTAAAAGAACTTATTTTGATTTGTACTTGTAAATAATATCTTTACAAAAAAAACACTATTAATTCAAAGTTATTAGTAGGTTTTTATCGTAAGTTTTAAAGTAGTAATAGGCAATTACTAATTTGCATTATTTTTATTTAATACTAAGTGCCATTTATGACATTAAAAATGTACAGAATACAAATTATTTTTGTCAAAGCCAATACATAAAGCGTTATTCAAATTTAGGCAAGTAGTTTTTTTATGAAATTAAGTGTTATTGTTCCATGTTTTAACGCTGCTGATACTATTACCGCTCAATTAGAGGCTTTAGGTAAACAGCAATGCCTTGAACCTTGGGAAATTATTATTGCTGACAACGGTTCAACAGATGAAACTGTAAATATTGTAAAACAGTATCAGCAGATTTTTACTAATTTACGTTTAGTCGATGCATCAGCAGTTAAAGGCTCTGCTCACGCTCGTAACACAGGTGCAAGTGTAGCTTTATCTGAAAATTTAGCATTTTGCGACGCTGACGATGAAGTCACTTCAGGATGGGTAGCAGCAATGATAGAAGCGCTCTCGAAACATGACTTTGTTGCCGGTTGTAGCGATTATTCAAAATTAAATGAACCGTGGGTAGTCAAGAGCTGCGGAGTAAGAGAAGCTAACGGAGTCAAGGATTATGTATATTTTCCTTATGCGGCAGGAAATAACCTTGGTATTAAACGTTCGATTCACAATCTAGTCGGTGGTTTTGATGAAAAGATGCTGTTACTCCAAGATATCGATTACTGCTGGAGAGTGCAAAAGACAGGTATTAAGCTCGAATCTGTATCAAATGCAATAATTTATTTTCGCTTTCGCAATACAGTTAAAGGTATGTACCGTCGATGTTGGAGATTGGCTTGTTACGATATTTTGCTGCATCAAAAACATCAACAGATGGGAATGCCTAAATTAATCCGATGGAGGCATTTATCTAAAGATGCTGCAATTCTTCCTTTAAAATTTCTACTCAAAGTCCGCAACAAAGAAACTTTCGTGAGATGGTTGTTAGATTTGGCTTGGTTGGGAGGACATGTACAAGGCTGCCTTAAGTATAATTACTTAACAATTTAGATTTAAATCCGATTGAATTAGATTAAATCAAAATTAGATTAATCAAAATTATGATGATGCGAAGTTAACAGATTGACAATCAGGTAATGGTTTCATGCATTTTTGAAAATTTTATTTACTGAAAACCCAGAGTATCAATATGAACTTTGGCTATATTCTGATAATAACCATAATGAAACCATAATACTAAATCTGTTTATATTATCTGCTTATATTTATAGTTACGAACTTACAAATTATTCTCTCCCCATAACTTGACCCTTATGTTATACTTACCGAGGAGAATAGAATTCGGTAGACAGCGTTTGTTTAAGTATCCACAGACTTATCTCCGAAATGTAAATCTCTACACACTAATGATGATTTCGGAGACGATCCATGTCCATTTACGTAGGTAATCTTTCTTACGACGTTACAGAGGAAAATTTGAATGCCGTTTTTGCAGAATATGGCACTGTAAGACGCGTTCAAATTCCTACTGACCGCGAAACAGGTAGAGTACGCGGGTTTGGCTTTGTAGAAATGAGTTCAGAAGATGAAGAAGCAGCAGCTATCGAAGCTCTTGATGGTGCTGAATGGATGGGTCGCGACCTTAAAGTCAATAAGGCAAGACCCAGAGAAGAAAGAAATTCCTTCGGAGGCAATCGTAGAAATAACAATTTCCGCAACCGCTACTAAGGTTAATCTTATAGCTTAAATAGCTAAATTACTTAAGTTTAGTTAACAAATTTGATTTAATTATTACTCAGGCAAAAATGCTTGAGTTTTTTGGTTTAATTTGATGTAAAAGCTAACAAACCCGAGTTTTCAGGAACCGGGTTTTTGTTTTTTAGCTTTTGTATTACTAAATATTCAAATATTCAAAGCAGAAAAATTATTGAGATAGATTTTCTGCTGTAATTTTTGTCTGCGCCAAAGTAGCTTCTAATAAAGGCTGCCCAAATTTTTTAACTTGCTCGACTAAAACGTCTCCAGCATTATCCGGGGAACCTGCATCAAAGGGAGGCTCGGGATTATATTCCAACAAAAGCTGAATTCTTTTTGCAGTTTCCTCTCCACAAAGCTGACTAACAACCACTAACCCAAAATCAATCCCAGCAGTTACACCACCACCAGTAATTCTATTCCGATCGACTACAACCCTTTGATTCTTAACTTCAACTCCCAGCATTGCCAAATATTCGCGAAATAGCCAATGACAACCGGCGCGATAGCCTTTGAGCAAACCCGCAGCAGCAAGAATCAAAGAACCAGTACATACAGAAGTAATATATTTTGCGGTTTTAGATTGCTGTTGCAAAAATTCCAGAACTTCTGAATCTGCCATTGTTTCCACGGTTCCCATGCCACCACCAGGAACGCAAATAACATCTAGCTGAGGACATTGCTCGAAAGTGGTTGTTGGTAAAATGATTAATCCTTCCCCACTAGTTACGGATTCTAAATTTTTCCATAACATATGCACCTGAACTTCGGGAATAAAAGAAAATACTTGATGTGGTGCGGTTATATCAAGCTGAGTCATGCCGGGGTAAATTACTAAGCCGATGTGATATTTAGGTTGATTAGTCACGATTATCTTTGCCTCAACTTCGTTATTTACTATGCTAAAAATGACTTCAAAATTTGCATAGTCCCCAACTGGGTACACTTTTGATTAATTGATGCAATGGCTAACTCTTTACATAACTTATTTCATGCCGTAGCTACAGCCAAAAACGAGTATCAACTGCGGATGCGCTTTATGGATAATATCAGCGAGCATTTTGGCATATCTCGGCTAGTATCGCAGCCTTACAAGCTCGACAAACTTCACCAACTATATTTAGTTCATCTTCATCTTTGAGCGATCGCCTTACATGCCGTGAAATTCAAATAGCCAAACTTGTAGCAAAAGGATTAACCAATAAACAAATCGGCGTAGAACTTTGGATTACGCAAAATTCTGTAAAACAAGCTTTGAAGCGGATATTTAGGAAATTAAAAGTATCCTCGCGTACAGAAATGGTAGCAATAAAGCGGGAAGAGAATCTACACCGCTTTTTGCCTAACAAAATTGCAAGATATCCTGAATTCGGATTCTTAAAGCTGTAGGCATTAAGTGATACTTATAGAAGAAATATTTATCATTACAAACTTGTATCCCAATTTACTTGTTATCGATTTTCCATTCTGTGAAAATCGTGAAACAGCACGCAGAAGTGGGATTTTCCCATAAGGAGATACCCGAAGAGTCAAAGGACGGATAATTATTTCTGTTGTGGAATAGGTATTATAGTTTCTCTACGTAGTCAAAATTAACTAATTTCTCGATCATGCCCACTGAATTAATTGTTTTAATTGCTGCATTAATTGTTGCTTGGTTAGTTTTTCAGGCTTTAATCAAAGTACTGAAAACTACTCTTAGTACGGCTGTTGCTGTTTTTATCGTCGTTGTGTTTTTGGGAATTTTTGGTATCGGTTCTGAAGACTTAATTCAAGAAATTACCAAATTACCCGAAACTTTGATGCGCCTATTTACGAATACACAATCGCAAATAGGCATATAGTCAACAACAATTATTTTTTTATCAAAATATATGCTTTAGCATAGGTTGGTAATTTCTTAATATATTGGTTGAAACTGGCTTTACTTTTAAAAATACCCGCCAGATAATCGAGTTGATGAAAATTGGGTAAAAACGCACCCCCAGTATCAGCAACTACTCCCATTCTTAAATGCCTGCGTCCATTTTTCATATACTCAATCACAATCATTCTACCTAAACCAACATTGAGTACGTCGCCAGCAAAAGTGACTCCCGATTTGATAGATATCTTCTCATCAATTTTATAGCCGTAGCCTTTGATATCCTTAACTTCTCTAAAATACCAATAGCGCTTTTGTAAACGTCTATTTATACCTCTAACATAAGGAATTTGATTACTTCTATCAACATTGAAATAAGCAGAAGAACCACCACCTAAATCAACTAGTATTGTTCCTTCCATTAATGCTTCTTCTAACCCCTCCCGAGTCATATAAACGATGGGTTTAACTTTGCCAAATTCCTTTCCACCTGGTTCGTAAATACCTGATAAAACATCTTGCTTGGTATATTTAGTGTAGAATTTATCCGTTTTAGCAATATCGTTCAGACTGTAAAGAGGAATATTAAATTTAGCAGTTTTCTTACGAGAACCAGGATGAACGAAGACAGCGTACTTAGTAATTCGTAGATTTTTGCGTTTGGGTTGTTTGGGATTATAAGCAGACCATCTAATGACTCGAAAATTAGAGTTGATAAAATTCGGGTCTTGTAAACGAGTCGGACGATTATTAGCTATATCTTCTTGCAATACAGCAATCATAAAATCAAGAGTTTTGACAATATCTTCTACAGATATATTTTGAGTCCCGAGTACTCCCGGACGTAGTATATTAGGGTCATCGTCAGCATGGTCTTGATAATATTGTCTGGTGTTAACCAAAGTAGACAATAAATCTTTTTGGTTGAAACTAACTCTATTGCTACTAGGTAATTTTGCAGGACTAAAAAGCTTATTGCCATTGATGGTATATTGGAATTTTTTTAATTCGTCAATAACTTTATAAGCTTGAGATAGTAGCTGGGGTTGATAAAGATTATTTGTTGATGGGATAGTTTGACAAGGAACAGAAGAAAACTGAATGCAGGATGCTGTTTTAAATGAAAAGTTTGGAACTAATCTCAGACTTGAATTCGTTAAACCTTGCTGTCTTAAATTCTGCTGTTCTAAAGATATTTTTTTAATCTTTGTTAGAGAATTATTATTTTGAGTTAACTGCTGATTTTGCGAGCGAGCATAAGCATAACTACTCAAACTTCCAGTTAACAGCAAACTAGCTAAACCTACTACAAAACGCATTTTGGGAATTAACATCTCGATCACATTCTGTGGTTGACTCAATTGATATACCAGGAAAAATAAAATAGGTCAAAAATTAAGGGTTAGAGGTTAAAAGTTAAGGATTAAAATTTTGATTTTCCCTCGGATGAGTAAATATACTTCATAATTGAAATATTGGCTGATTCTTGCAGAAACAATGTATTTAACTTATTTAGACAGCAATAGCTGGTTAATTGAAATGGGCGGTCAAAGTATACTGATTGACCCTTGGCTGATTGGTTCCCTAACTTTTGCTAATTTAGATTGGCTTTTCAAAGGTTCGCGTCCTCAAGAACGTCCCATTCCCGAAAAAATTGACCTGATTTTACTATCTCAAGGTTTGGAAGACCACGCCCATCCACCAACCCTCAAGGAACTCAACCGAAATATTCCGGTTGTGGCTTCAGAAAATGCTGCTAAAGTTGTAAATCAATTCGATTACCAACAAGTAAATTCCCTGGCTCACGGTGAAACTTTCACTCTTAAGGGCACTGTCGAAATTACAGCTACTCCCGGCTCTCCCATCGGTCCTAACTTAGTAGAAAACGGATATCTCCTCAAAGAACTCGAAACTGGTTTTACTCTTTATTACGAACCCCACGGATATCATTCTGAATCGCTTAAAAAATATACTCCTATCGATGTTGTCATCACCCCATTAATAGATTTAGGTTTACCCCTAATAGGACCAATTATCAAAGGTAAACAAAAAGCTCTAGAAGTCGCTCAATGGCTAGAACCTCAAGTTATGTTACCAACTGCGGCTGGTGGTGATGTAATGTTTGAAGGATTGCTGATGAACTTGATCAAGCCAGAAGGAACCGTTGAAGAGTTTCGTTCCTTACTACAACAACATAATATATCAGCCCAAGTACTCGAACCAAAAAGTGGAGAGCGCACTCTATTAGATTTGCAAAAGCGAACGGTTTCGGGAGTTTCCGCTTAAAAGGAAATTTGCCTTAAAGTAATACTTTAGTACCAAATTAAAAACTGATTAACGACCAAATTAACTATTTGGTCTATTTTTGTGATTTTATAGCAGTAGTTAATATAGATAAATTTTCAACTTATTGTCTATTATCTACTTTTAATTGCTTTATTAATTTAATATTGATAATTGTTTTAGGATACAACGGTTTTATTGTAAATCTGTTAAATATTGATACATCTATATTTATTTCTACCTATCCGTAATTGTTGCAGGAATCTCTGATGAAGTTAAATTTAGTACGCCCGATGGCATTTATTGACTTAGAAACAACTGGAATCGATATTGTCAAAGATAGAATTATACAAATTGCCGTATTAAAAGTATTTCCTGATGGCAATGAAGAAATGAAAACTTGGATAATTAATCCTACTATTCCAATTCCAAATGCATCATCAGAAATACATGGAATTTATGACGAAGATGTAAAGGATAAACCTACTTTTGCAAAAATAGCCCATAGTTTAGCAGATTACATTAACGATAGCGATTTAGCTGGGTATAATTCAAATCGATTTGATATCCCCGTACTTATAGCAGAATTTTCTCGCGTTGATATCGATTTTAAACTTGAAGGCAGAAGAATTATTGACGTACAAACTATTTTCCATAAAATGGAACCTCGGACTTTGAGAGCAGCTTATAGATATTATTGCGGGGAAAAATTAGAAGGCGCTCATGATGCAGCAAATGATATCCGCGCTACATACGAAGTATTTAAAGCACAATTAGAACGTTACGAAAATGAAGAGTATGAGGATAAAGATGGCAATATATCTTATCCTGTAAAAAACAATATGGATGAGTTGCAAGAATTCATACCCTTTGATTTTCTTGACCCCACTAAAAGAGTTATTTACGACGAAAATAACGAGATAATTTTTAATTTTGGTAAATATAAAGGTAAATCAGTAGCTGAATCATTTAAGAAAGAACCAAATTATTATAAATGGATGATGGAAAAGGAATTTTCTGTTTTTACTAAGAAAGCAGTAACTAAGATTTGGGAATCGATGAATCAGGAAGAATAGGGAATGGGGAATAGGGAATGGGGAAAAGATGTCAATTAGGCAGCGAGAAGCTCCCACTATTATGAACGGGAGTATTCCAATTATTAAAAAATATTTTACCTAACACCCTGGAAGGGTGTGGCTACACAAACCAAGCCCACCTTACGGTGGGCTTAGTTTTCTTAGCCCCAGACTCATAGTCTGAGGGCTTTTTCTAGACCAAATTATCCTAGAGAACTATCAATTAAAGTAGACAAAACTTTCTGAGCATAATTTGCACTTCCAGGAGCTCCTTCAATCGTAGCCATTAAGCTAGCTCCTCCAATTAACAATAAATATTGCTGAGAAAATGATTCTGAATCTTTGATTCCTACTTCTTCTGCTAGCTGCTTGATATGGCAACGAATTGACTCTCTAACTCCTACAGAAACAGCATGAGCCGGATGAGAAGCGTCAGATATTTCTAATACAGCATTAATAAAAGGACAACCCCGAAAATTAGGACTCGCATACCAATCTCGCATCACATCAAAGGTGGCGAGCAATCTTTCTTTGGGCGTATTTCCGCTGTCTTGTACCGCAACTTCAAACCATTGCAGCCATTCTCTAGCTCGATGTTTCATTACTTCTTCAATTAGTTGTTTTTTAGAAGCAAAATACCGATATAGAGTCTTTTTAGCTACGCCACTAGTCGCAATAATTTCGTTAATACCTACGTTTTGAATTCCCTTTTGATAGAAGAGTTCGGAAGCTGTTTCTAGAATTTTTTGATGAGGGTTAATATTTGACTTCATTCTTCTCGGAGTAGACAAACTTGTCTCCATAAAGATATACTATCACCAAATCTGGTAGACAAAGTTGTCTCCTAATTTATCGAGGAGGAGATTTAAACAATGGAATTTACAATTCATACATTAGAAACGGCACCAAATGCTTCCAAAGAATCATTAGCTCATGCTAAAGAAACTTTTGGTTTTATTCCTAATTTAGAAGGAATTTTTGCAGAAGCTCCAGCATTGTTAAAAGGTTCAATGACACTGTGGGATTTGTTTGAAACCACAAGTTTTACTGCAATCGAGCAACAAATTATTTACTTAACTGCAAATTATGAAAATTCTTGTAACTACTGCATGGCAGCACATTCGGGATTAGCGAAAATGATTGGCATGTCTGACGAGGATGTGGAAGCACTGAGGAATGGCACACCAATGTCAGACAAGAAATTACAAGCCCTACGCCACTTTACACAACAAATGGTAAGGCAACGTGGTTGGGTTGAAGATAATGATATTGAAGCGTTTATGGCTGCTGGATATGTAAAACAGCAGGTTTTAGAAGTAATTTTAGGTATAGCTATAAAAGTAATGCATAATTACACCAACCATGTTGCTAAAACTCCTTTAGACAAGCAATTTAGCAAAAATATCTGGTCAAAACCGGATGTAACTTAAAGCTATATAACCATTTTCGTACTACAAAAAGCGGCGTTATCAGCTATATAGCATGTGAGATGAACTTAAGATAATTAAGATAATTATCATCATCGAGAACCAGAAGGTGGAATTTTCTCAATACTAATTAAAGACTCCATTACCTTTTTTGCAATAGGTGCTGCAACAGTACTACCGAAGGTGTGTTCTCCTTGGGGTTCGTCTACTAACGTTAAAACAACATAACGAGGTGTTTCTACCGGTAAGATACTCACAAAACTAGTAATCTTTGAACCACTAATATAACCTCCAGTCGCACCAGCTTTTTCAGCCGTACCAGTTTTACCTGCAATGCGATATCCCGGAATTTTCGCAGCTTTTCCGGAACCTTTGTTAACCACACTTTCCATCATTTGCAATACTGTTTGAGTTGTTGTGGGGGAGAAGATTTGACGAGATGGTGGTAGATTTTTCTCTTTGTGAATTTGGTCTTTATCATCTATCAAGCCTTTTACAACATGGGGAGTCACTAATCTACCACCGTTAGCTAATGCTCCCTGCATTTGAACTAACTGTAATGGTGTTAGGGAAAAACCTTGCCCGAAGGAAGCTGCCGCTGGTTCAATAGGTGAATTAATGAATTCTTCTTGGGGCTTAAGCCGACTGGTAGTTTCAAATGGCAAATCTGTTTCGGATTTCTGTCTTAATCCCAATCGTTCTAACCAACCGTAGTAAATACTTGGCTGCAACCGCTGGATAATTTTGACCATACCAATGTTGCTGGAAGTTTGTAAAATTTGAGAAACGGTGATTCTTCCCTTGGCATCTTCCTCAGCATTTTTAATCTCGCGATCTGCAACTTTAATTAAGCCCGTATCATTAAACACTTCACCGGGTCTGATCCTGCCAGTTTCTAAAGCTATAGCTACATTTAAAGGTTTGAAAGTAGAGCCGGGTTCGTACAAATCGGCTACAGCCCAATTTCTAAATAGAGCATAATCTTCTTTAGTAAATTTGCCATTGGGGTTGTAAGTCGGGTAACAAGCAAGCGCTAAGATAGAACCGTCCCATGAATCCATGACAATTACTGCTCCGCGTTTGGCTTTGAATTTTTTTATTTGTTCTTTGAGTGCCAATCTCGAATCGCGTTGCAAACGGCTGTCA comes from Rivularia sp. PCC 7116 and encodes:
- a CDS encoding MBL fold metallo-hydrolase, whose protein sequence is MYLTYLDSNSWLIEMGGQSILIDPWLIGSLTFANLDWLFKGSRPQERPIPEKIDLILLSQGLEDHAHPPTLKELNRNIPVVASENAAKVVNQFDYQQVNSLAHGETFTLKGTVEITATPGSPIGPNLVENGYLLKELETGFTLYYEPHGYHSESLKKYTPIDVVITPLIDLGLPLIGPIIKGKQKALEVAQWLEPQVMLPTAAGGDVMFEGLLMNLIKPEGTVEEFRSLLQQHNISAQVLEPKSGERTLLDLQKRTVSGVSA
- a CDS encoding penicillin-binding protein 2, with the protein product MQKFPGKTNRIPRRNYSQSPLNRNTPRGKNQRKFSAKSPKVAPNPKIRLFMVWGVLIVACLGLGINLYRLQIVDGATLTKKARNQQMFSMRPFIPRRQIVDRNKRVVAIDVPIYTLYVHPKMFDKNKSRSYVARKLATILNKDADELEAKFNKNESGIFLSSNLQEEVADQISSLKLNGIDLRKKFNRYYPPDDLVADIVGFVNSDRRGKAGIEYSQEKLLERSMKTVRLSRAGNGALMPDHAPDGFLNFDKLRMQLTIDSRLQRDSRLALKEQIKKFKAKRGAVIVMDSWDGSILALACYPTYNPNGKFTKEDYALFRNWAVADLYEPGSTFKPLNVAIALETGRIRPGEVFNDTGLIKVADREIKNAEEDAKGRITVSQILQTSSNIGMVKIIQRLQPSIYYGWLERLGLRQKSETDLPFETTSRLKPQEEFINSPIEPAAASFGQGFSLTPLQLVQMQGALANGGRLVTPHVVKGLIDDKDQIHKEKNLPPSRQIFSPTTTQTVLQMMESVVNKGSGKAAKIPGYRIAGKTGTAEKAGATGGYISGSKITSFVSILPVETPRYVVLTLVDEPQGEHTFGSTVAAPIAKKVMESLISIEKIPPSGSR
- a CDS encoding RNA-binding protein; amino-acid sequence: MSIYVGNLSYDVTEENLNAVFAEYGTVRRVQIPTDRETGRVRGFGFVEMSSEDEEAAAIEALDGAEWMGRDLKVNKARPREERNSFGGNRRNNNFRNRY
- a CDS encoding glycosyltransferase, which encodes MKLSVIVPCFNAADTITAQLEALGKQQCLEPWEIIIADNGSTDETVNIVKQYQQIFTNLRLVDASAVKGSAHARNTGASVALSENLAFCDADDEVTSGWVAAMIEALSKHDFVAGCSDYSKLNEPWVVKSCGVREANGVKDYVYFPYAAGNNLGIKRSIHNLVGGFDEKMLLLQDIDYCWRVQKTGIKLESVSNAIIYFRFRNTVKGMYRRCWRLACYDILLHQKHQQMGMPKLIRWRHLSKDAAILPLKFLLKVRNKETFVRWLLDLAWLGGHVQGCLKYNYLTI
- a CDS encoding carboxymuconolactone decarboxylase family protein — protein: MEFTIHTLETAPNASKESLAHAKETFGFIPNLEGIFAEAPALLKGSMTLWDLFETTSFTAIEQQIIYLTANYENSCNYCMAAHSGLAKMIGMSDEDVEALRNGTPMSDKKLQALRHFTQQMVRQRGWVEDNDIEAFMAAGYVKQQVLEVILGIAIKVMHNYTNHVAKTPLDKQFSKNIWSKPDVT
- a CDS encoding TetR/AcrR family transcriptional regulator, whose product is MKSNINPHQKILETASELFYQKGIQNVGINEIIATSGVAKKTLYRYFASKKQLIEEVMKHRAREWLQWFEVAVQDSGNTPKERLLATFDVMRDWYASPNFRGCPFINAVLEISDASHPAHAVSVGVRESIRCHIKQLAEEVGIKDSESFSQQYLLLIGGASLMATIEGAPGSANYAQKVLSTLIDSSLG
- a CDS encoding DJ-1/PfpI family protein, translating into MTNQPKYHIGLVIYPGMTQLDITAPHQVFSFIPEVQVHMLWKNLESVTSGEGLIILPTTTFEQCPQLDVICVPGGGMGTVETMADSEVLEFLQQQSKTAKYITSVCTGSLILAAAGLLKGYRAGCHWLFREYLAMLGVEVKNQRVVVDRNRITGGGVTAGIDFGLVVVSQLCGEETAKRIQLLLEYNPEPPFDAGSPDNAGDVLVEQVKKFGQPLLEATLAQTKITAENLSQ
- a CDS encoding 3'-5' exonuclease encodes the protein MKLNLVRPMAFIDLETTGIDIVKDRIIQIAVLKVFPDGNEEMKTWIINPTIPIPNASSEIHGIYDEDVKDKPTFAKIAHSLADYINDSDLAGYNSNRFDIPVLIAEFSRVDIDFKLEGRRIIDVQTIFHKMEPRTLRAAYRYYCGEKLEGAHDAANDIRATYEVFKAQLERYENEEYEDKDGNISYPVKNNMDELQEFIPFDFLDPTKRVIYDENNEIIFNFGKYKGKSVAESFKKEPNYYKWMMEKEFSVFTKKAVTKIWESMNQEE